The following proteins are encoded in a genomic region of Desulfovibrio sp. JC022:
- a CDS encoding ABC transporter substrate-binding protein, with amino-acid sequence MKKQDRPTVDPKSILLLCFLLSALLFSSPAPAAEPLTIASSHWPPFASTIPGQPGFFNEVVTEAFAISGMEVRYIELPWARCFQQIKSGRTFGGIPFTKTAEREEFALFSDALFMTRNPVVFNKRLNPAYDYQGQESLKNYRLLALLGWSYLEAWKKAGIKYKTVKNQDSAFKMINLDRAELTVFDEFAAKEYFRKHPEMGKNIGLSRTPYSNNKMHLMVSRKYPEAHELVDTFNTNLRQLKSTGFLDRLAQKYGFPLELVLPQEK; translated from the coding sequence ATGAAAAAGCAAGACCGTCCAACTGTAGACCCCAAAAGCATATTACTGCTGTGTTTCCTGCTGTCTGCTCTTTTGTTCTCATCCCCGGCTCCTGCCGCAGAACCTCTGACCATAGCCAGCAGCCATTGGCCTCCATTTGCCAGCACAATCCCCGGTCAACCCGGTTTCTTCAATGAGGTGGTCACTGAAGCATTTGCCATATCCGGCATGGAGGTCCGCTACATAGAACTCCCCTGGGCCAGATGTTTTCAACAAATCAAAAGCGGAAGAACTTTCGGTGGAATCCCGTTTACCAAGACAGCAGAACGTGAAGAATTCGCACTGTTCAGCGATGCACTGTTCATGACCCGCAATCCAGTTGTATTCAATAAAAGGCTTAATCCCGCATATGACTATCAAGGACAGGAAAGCCTTAAAAATTACCGACTGCTGGCCCTCCTTGGCTGGTCCTATCTTGAAGCATGGAAAAAGGCAGGCATTAAATATAAAACGGTCAAAAATCAGGACTCAGCCTTTAAAATGATTAATCTCGATCGTGCTGAGCTGACTGTTTTTGATGAATTCGCAGCAAAGGAATATTTCAGGAAACACCCAGAAATGGGAAAGAACATAGGACTTTCCCGGACCCCATACAGCAACAACAAAATGCACCTTATGGTCTCCCGAAAATACCCTGAAGCACATGAGCTGGTTGATACTTTCAACACAAATCTGCGCCAGCTGAAATCAACAGGCTTTCTTGACCGGCTGGCGCAAAAATACGGTTTTCCCCTTGAACTGGTCCTGCCGCAAGAAAAATAA